Proteins from one Malaya genurostris strain Urasoe2022 chromosome 2, Malgen_1.1, whole genome shotgun sequence genomic window:
- the LOC131428688 gene encoding probable isocitrate dehydrogenase [NAD] subunit alpha, mitochondrial isoform X1: protein MAAHFIKKFLETFPNQWNNFSKKLKDNWVKIYITSSSDPRNNKNEPIVHSATPFGHRSYASGIKKVTLIPGDGIGPEISEAVQKIFQVASVPIEWEAVDVTPVRNPDGKFGIPQGAIDSVNRNKVGLKGPLMTPVGKGHRSLNLALRKEFNLYANVRPCRSLEGYKTLYDNVDVVTIRENTEGEYSGIEHEIVDGVVQSIKLITEEASTRVAEYAFKYAKDNNRKKVTVVHKANIMRMSDGLFLRCCREMSKKYPDIKFEEKYLDTVCLNMVQDPSKFDVLVMPNLYGDILSDMCAGLVGGLGLTPSGNMGLNGALFESVHGTAPDIAGKDLANPTALLLSAVMMLRHMELNQHADKIQNACFETIKEAKYLTGDLGGKAKCSEYTNAICDRIK, encoded by the exons ATGGCAGCACATTTTATCAAGAAATTC TTGGAAACGTTTCCAAATCAatggaataatttttcaaaaaaactgaaGGACAATTGGGTCAAAATTTACATAACCTCGTCTTCCGATCCgaggaataataaaaacgagccAATTGTccat TCTGCAACGCCTTTCGGACATCGTAGCTACGCTTCCGGAATCaaaaaagttacattaattCCTGGCGATGGAATTGGCCCGGAAATCTCCGAGGCAGtacaaaaaatttttcaagttgCCAGTGTGCCCATCGAATGGGAGGCGGTCGATGTTACTCCGGTTAGG AATCCTGATGGGAAATTCGGTATTCCGCAAGGTGCCATAGATTCAGTCAATCGCAACAAAGTTGGCTTAAAAGGGCCTTTAATGACGCCTGTCGGCAAAGGTCACCGGTCACTCAATTTAGCGCTCCGAAAGGAATTCAATCTGTACGCCAACGTACGTCCATGTAGAAGTCTGGAAGG ATATAAAACATTGTACGATAACGTGGATGTCGTGACCATTCGTGAAAATACGGAAGGTGAGTACTCTGGCATTGAACACGAAATTGTAGATGGTGTTGTGCAGAGTATCAAACTGATTACGGAGGAAGCTTCCACCAGAGTAGCCGAATATGCGTTCAAGTATGCCAAGGACAATAACAGGAAAAAAGTTACTGTTGTTCACAAAGCAAACATAATGCGTATGTCTGATGGTTTGTTCCTCCGGTGTTGCCGTGAAATGTCTAAAAAATACCCCGATATTaagtttgaagaaaaatatctgGATACGGTGTGCCTGAACATGGTGCAGGATCCAAGCAAATTTGATGTTTTG GTCATGCCAAATTTATACGGTGACATTCTGTCTGATATGTGCGCTGGTCTGGTAGGCGGATTGGGTCTAACTCCTTCCGGTAACATGGGACTCAACGGAGCACTGTTTGAGTCCGTTCACGGCACTGCGCCTGATATTGCTGGAAAAGATCTAGCGAATCCAACTGCCCTTCTACTTTCTGCGGTCATGATGTTGAGGCACATGGAGTTGAACCAACATGCCGATAAAATACAGAATGCTTGTTTTGAAACTATCAAAGAAGCAAAATATTTGACCGGTGATCTAGGAGGCAAAGCAAAGTGTTCGGAGTACACCAACGCCATTTGTGACCGGATTAAGTAG
- the LOC131428688 gene encoding probable isocitrate dehydrogenase [NAD] subunit alpha, mitochondrial isoform X2, protein MAAHFIKKFSATPFGHRSYASGIKKVTLIPGDGIGPEISEAVQKIFQVASVPIEWEAVDVTPVRNPDGKFGIPQGAIDSVNRNKVGLKGPLMTPVGKGHRSLNLALRKEFNLYANVRPCRSLEGYKTLYDNVDVVTIRENTEGEYSGIEHEIVDGVVQSIKLITEEASTRVAEYAFKYAKDNNRKKVTVVHKANIMRMSDGLFLRCCREMSKKYPDIKFEEKYLDTVCLNMVQDPSKFDVLVMPNLYGDILSDMCAGLVGGLGLTPSGNMGLNGALFESVHGTAPDIAGKDLANPTALLLSAVMMLRHMELNQHADKIQNACFETIKEAKYLTGDLGGKAKCSEYTNAICDRIK, encoded by the exons ATGGCAGCACATTTTATCAAGAAATTC TCTGCAACGCCTTTCGGACATCGTAGCTACGCTTCCGGAATCaaaaaagttacattaattCCTGGCGATGGAATTGGCCCGGAAATCTCCGAGGCAGtacaaaaaatttttcaagttgCCAGTGTGCCCATCGAATGGGAGGCGGTCGATGTTACTCCGGTTAGG AATCCTGATGGGAAATTCGGTATTCCGCAAGGTGCCATAGATTCAGTCAATCGCAACAAAGTTGGCTTAAAAGGGCCTTTAATGACGCCTGTCGGCAAAGGTCACCGGTCACTCAATTTAGCGCTCCGAAAGGAATTCAATCTGTACGCCAACGTACGTCCATGTAGAAGTCTGGAAGG ATATAAAACATTGTACGATAACGTGGATGTCGTGACCATTCGTGAAAATACGGAAGGTGAGTACTCTGGCATTGAACACGAAATTGTAGATGGTGTTGTGCAGAGTATCAAACTGATTACGGAGGAAGCTTCCACCAGAGTAGCCGAATATGCGTTCAAGTATGCCAAGGACAATAACAGGAAAAAAGTTACTGTTGTTCACAAAGCAAACATAATGCGTATGTCTGATGGTTTGTTCCTCCGGTGTTGCCGTGAAATGTCTAAAAAATACCCCGATATTaagtttgaagaaaaatatctgGATACGGTGTGCCTGAACATGGTGCAGGATCCAAGCAAATTTGATGTTTTG GTCATGCCAAATTTATACGGTGACATTCTGTCTGATATGTGCGCTGGTCTGGTAGGCGGATTGGGTCTAACTCCTTCCGGTAACATGGGACTCAACGGAGCACTGTTTGAGTCCGTTCACGGCACTGCGCCTGATATTGCTGGAAAAGATCTAGCGAATCCAACTGCCCTTCTACTTTCTGCGGTCATGATGTTGAGGCACATGGAGTTGAACCAACATGCCGATAAAATACAGAATGCTTGTTTTGAAACTATCAAAGAAGCAAAATATTTGACCGGTGATCTAGGAGGCAAAGCAAAGTGTTCGGAGTACACCAACGCCATTTGTGACCGGATTAAGTAG